In Nakamurella antarctica, the following are encoded in one genomic region:
- a CDS encoding DUF3817 domain-containing protein — protein sequence MTSRIVPTFRVLAFVESLTWLGLLIGMYFKWIAKTTEVGVQVFGALHGAVFVAYVVLALLTACGQRWSLWTTLLSLAASIPPFFTVWFEVWAKKTGKLDPVTQTVPVSR from the coding sequence ATGACCTCGCGCATCGTTCCTACATTCCGCGTCCTTGCCTTCGTTGAATCGCTCACTTGGCTCGGCCTCTTGATCGGTATGTACTTCAAGTGGATCGCCAAGACCACCGAGGTGGGGGTTCAGGTATTTGGGGCCTTACATGGCGCCGTTTTTGTGGCCTATGTCGTGTTGGCCCTGCTGACCGCTTGCGGTCAGCGCTGGTCGTTGTGGACGACTCTGCTGAGTTTGGCCGCGTCGATCCCGCCGTTCTTCACCGTGTGGTTCGAGGTGTGGGCGAAGAAGACCGGGAAACTCGACCCCGTCACTCAGACTGTCCCGGTTAGCCGCTGA
- a CDS encoding ribonucleotide-diphosphate reductase subunit beta codes for MTTFATSFGSDTAASFTDVEGDSAPAVAASGLGAIDTAGGRVSVSEKRMINARADVNQLLPLKYHWAWEKYLAGCNNQWMPTEVSMQADIALWKSPNGLTDAERQMLKRNLGFFATAESLVANNIVLAVYRQLTNPECRQFLLRQAFEEAVHTHTFQYICESLGLDEGELFNMYREVPSITEKDAWALQYTKNLEDPSFKTGDIESDRAFLRDLVAFYVIFEGMWFYTGFAQILSLGRRNKMVGIAEQYQYILRDESIHLNFGIDVINQIKIENPELWSTEFAAEISGMLAKACELEITYGRETLSTGMLGLSAAQCEQYMHFITNRRCVQIGLQPLFEDTENPFPWMSEMMDLKKEKNFFETRVIEYQTGGGLEW; via the coding sequence GGAGGGCGACTCAGCCCCAGCAGTTGCGGCAAGTGGCCTCGGCGCCATTGATACCGCCGGCGGCCGGGTCTCGGTCAGCGAAAAGCGGATGATCAACGCTCGAGCTGATGTCAACCAGCTCCTGCCCTTGAAGTACCACTGGGCATGGGAAAAGTACTTGGCCGGATGCAACAACCAGTGGATGCCTACCGAAGTTTCCATGCAGGCAGACATTGCGCTGTGGAAGTCACCGAACGGCCTCACCGACGCCGAACGCCAGATGCTCAAGCGCAACCTGGGCTTCTTTGCCACCGCAGAGTCGCTCGTAGCAAACAACATCGTTCTCGCTGTCTACCGCCAGCTGACCAACCCAGAATGCCGCCAGTTTCTATTGCGTCAAGCTTTTGAAGAAGCGGTCCACACCCACACCTTCCAGTACATCTGCGAGAGCCTGGGCCTGGACGAGGGTGAGCTATTCAACATGTACCGGGAAGTGCCCTCCATCACGGAGAAGGACGCTTGGGCCCTGCAGTACACCAAGAACCTGGAGGATCCTTCGTTCAAGACAGGCGACATCGAATCCGATCGGGCGTTCCTGCGCGATCTGGTGGCGTTCTACGTGATCTTTGAAGGTATGTGGTTCTACACCGGATTCGCTCAGATTTTGTCCCTCGGACGCCGTAACAAGATGGTCGGAATCGCCGAGCAGTACCAGTACATTTTGCGCGACGAGTCGATTCACCTCAACTTCGGTATCGACGTGATTAATCAGATCAAAATCGAGAACCCGGAACTGTGGTCAACAGAATTCGCCGCCGAAATTTCCGGCATGTTGGCCAAGGCCTGCGAGCTCGAGATCACTTATGGCCGCGAGACTTTGTCGACCGGCATGCTCGGCCTTAGTGCTGCACAGTGCGAGCAGTACATGCACTTCATCACCAACCGTCGGTGCGTTCAGATTGGTTTGCAGCCTTTGTTCGAGGACACCGAGAACCCGTTCCCGTGGATGAGCGAGATGATGGACTTGAAGAAGGAAAAGAACTTCTTTGAAACCCGCGTCATCGAGTACCAGACCGGCGGCGGCCTTGAGTGGTAG